In Centropristis striata isolate RG_2023a ecotype Rhode Island chromosome 1, C.striata_1.0, whole genome shotgun sequence, one DNA window encodes the following:
- the gne gene encoding bifunctional UDP-N-acetylglucosamine 2-epimerase/N-acetylmannosamine kinase isoform X4, which translates to MQRSTGKMDKAKMEEDNQFKGRLRVCVATCNRADYSKLAPIMFGIKNHPDEFDLEVMVLGSHLIDDYGNTFRMIEQDDFDIGSKLHTIVRGEDEAAMVESVGLALVKLPDVLQRLCPDILIIHGDRFDALALATAAALMNIRILHVEGGEVSGTIDDSIRHAISKLAHYHACCTRRAEQHLIAMCEDHSRILLAGCPSYDKLLSNNHRDDYMDIVKSWLGDKAKEHDYIVALQHPVTTDIQHSVKIYGLMLDALLSFNKKTLILFPNIDAGSKEMVRVMRKKGIEQHPNFRAVKHIPFEQFIQLVSHAGCMIGNSSCGVREAGAFGTPVINLGTRQTGRETGQNVLHVRDADTHNKIYHALELQFGKRYPCSKIYGDGNAVPRILKFLRKICLNEPLQKTFCFPPVKDCISQDIDHILETQSALAVDLGGTNLRVAIICMRGKIVKKYTQLNPKTFEARMQLILKMCGDAMRDAVCLNCRILGVGVSTGGRVNPQEGVVMHSTKLIQEWSSVDLRTPISDALHLPVWVDNDGNCAALAEKKFGHGKGVENFVTVITGTGIGGGIIHHNELIHGTTFCAAELGHIMVSLEGPECSCGSRGCIEAYSSGMALQKEAKRLHDEDLLSVDGMDMKLTEPITAAHLITAARLGNSKAEAVLNKASTALGVGIVNILHIVNPTLVILSGVLSSYYEAPLQQVISERALLSAQNIKVLKSELEEPALLGAASMVLDYTTRRVY; encoded by the exons ATGCAGAGAAGCACAGGAAAGATGGACAAGGCGAAGATGGAAGAGGACAATCAG TTTAAGGGGAGGTTGAGGGTGTGTGTGGCAACATGCAACAGAGCGGACTACTCCAAGCTGGCCCCCATCATGTTTGGGATCAAAAACCACCCTGACGAGTTTGACCTGGAAGTCATGGTGCTTGGCTCACATCTCATTGATGACTACGG GAATACTTTTCGTATGATCGAGCAAGATGACTTTGACATTGGCTCCAAGCTCCACACCATTGTGAGAGGAGAAGACGAGGCGGCCATGGTGGAGAGCGTTGGGCTGGCACTTGTAAAACTCCCTGATGTACTACAGAGGCTGTGCCCTGACATCCTGATCATCCATGGTGACCGTTTTGATGCGCTGGCCCTAGCAACTGCTGCAGCGTTGATGAACATTAGAATACTTCAtgtggagggaggagag GTGAGTGGTACAATTGATGACTCAATTCGCCACGCCATCAGTAAACTGGCCCATTACCATGCCTGCTGCACACGTAGGGCAGAGCAGCACCTTATCGCCATGTGCGAGGATCATTCTCGCATCCTGTTGGCAGGCTGCCCTTCATATGACAAGCTGCTGTCAAATAATCACAGAGACGACTACATGGATATCGTCAAGAGCTGGCTGG GTGACAAGGCGAAAGAACATGACTACATTGTGGCTCTGCAGCACCCAGTTACCACTGACATTCAGCACTCCGTTAAGATCTATGGGCTCATGCTGGATGCCCTGCTCTCCTTCAACAAGAAGACTCTCATCCTCTTCCCTAACATTGATGCCG GAAGTAAAGAGATGGTGCGTGTGATGCGAAAGAAGGGCATTGAGCAGCACCCCAACTTCCGGGCAGTGAAGCACATTCCCTTTGAGCAGTTCATCCAGCTGGTGAGCCATGCCGGCTGCATGATcggaaacagcagctgtggggTACGAGAGGCAGGTGCCTTTGGCACGCCTGTTATTAACCTGGGAACAAGGCAAACTGGCAGAGAAACAG GTCAAAATGTGCTTCATGTCAGAGATGCTGACACTCACAACAAGATCTACCACGCTCTGGAGCTGCAGTTTGGAAAGCGATACCCCTG CTCTAAGATTTACGGGGATGGCAATGCAGTGCCTCGTATTCttaagtttttacggaagattTGCCTGAATGAGCCCCTACAGAAGACTTTCTGTTTCCCCCCGGTGAAAGACTGCATCTCTCAGGACATTGATCATATCCTGGAGACACAGAGCGCTCTGGCTGTTGACCTGGGAGGAACCAACCTCCGGGTGGCGATCATCTGCATGAGG GGGAAGATAGTAAAGAAGTACACTCAGCTGAATCCAAAGACCTTCGAGGCCAGGATGCAGCTCATATTAAAGATGTGTGGAGATGCCATGCGGGACGCTGTCTGTCTAAACTGTCGGATACTCGGTGTTg GAGTGTCCACTGGTGGGCGTGTAAACCCCCAAGAAGGTGTGGTCATGCACTCCACAAAACTGATCCAGGAGTGGTCTTCGGTGGACCTGAGAACACCCATCTCTGACGCACTGCACCTACCCGTCTGGGTTGACAATGACGGCAACTGTGCTGCGTTGGCTGAGAAGAAGTTTGGTCATGGCAAGGgggtggagaactttgtcacTGTCATCACAGGAACAG GTATTGGAGGAGGGATTATCCATCACAATGAGCTGATTCATGGCACTACCTTCTGTGCTGCAGAGCTGGGCCACATCATGGTTTCATTAGAAGGCCCAGAGTGTTCATGTGGCAGCAGAGGATGCATAGAGGCCTACTCATCCGGCATGGCCCTGCAGAAAGAAGCCAAACGACTGCATGACG AGGATCTGCTGAGTGTGGACGGGATGGACATGAAGCTTACAGAGCCCATCACTGCTGCTCACCTCATCACTGCAGCCAGACTGGGAAACTCCAAAGCAGAGGCTGTACTGAACAAAG CCTCCACAGCTCTCGGTGTGGGCATCGTTAACATCCTTCACATAGTGAACCCCACGCTAGTGATTCTGTCCGGAGTCTTGTCTTCTTACTACGAGGCTCCATTGCAGCAAGTCATCTCTGAGAGAgccctcctctctgctcagaACATCAAGGTTCTCAAATCGGAGTTGGAGGAACCTGCTTTACTTGGAGCAGCTAGCATGGTGTTAGACTACACAACCAGAAGGGTATACTGA
- the gne gene encoding bifunctional UDP-N-acetylglucosamine 2-epimerase/N-acetylmannosamine kinase isoform X3: MKRRSDNVYYSEELYYQRMQRSTGKMDKAKMEEDNQFKGRLRVCVATCNRADYSKLAPIMFGIKNHPDEFDLEVMVLGSHLIDDYGNTFRMIEQDDFDIGSKLHTIVRGEDEAAMVESVGLALVKLPDVLQRLCPDILIIHGDRFDALALATAAALMNIRILHVEGGEVSGTIDDSIRHAISKLAHYHACCTRRAEQHLIAMCEDHSRILLAGCPSYDKLLSNNHRDDYMDIVKSWLGDKAKEHDYIVALQHPVTTDIQHSVKIYGLMLDALLSFNKKTLILFPNIDAGSKEMVRVMRKKGIEQHPNFRAVKHIPFEQFIQLVSHAGCMIGNSSCGVREAGAFGTPVINLGTRQTGRETGQNVLHVRDADTHNKIYHALELQFGKRYPCSKIYGDGNAVPRILKFLRKICLNEPLQKTFCFPPVKDCISQDIDHILETQSALAVDLGGTNLRVAIICMRGKIVKKYTQLNPKTFEARMQLILKMCGDAMRDAVCLNCRILGVGVSTGGRVNPQEGVVMHSTKLIQEWSSVDLRTPISDALHLPVWVDNDGNCAALAEKKFGHGKGVENFVTVITGTGIGGGIIHHNELIHGTTFCAAELGHIMVSLEGPECSCGSRGCIEAYSSGMALQKEAKRLHDEDLLSVDGMDMKLTEPITAAHLITAARLGNSKAEAVLNKASTALGVGIVNILHIVNPTLVILSGVLSSYYEAPLQQVISERALLSAQNIKVLKSELEEPALLGAASMVLDYTTRRVY, from the exons GAGTTATACTATCAGAGAATGCAGAGAAGCACAGGAAAGATGGACAAGGCGAAGATGGAAGAGGACAATCAG TTTAAGGGGAGGTTGAGGGTGTGTGTGGCAACATGCAACAGAGCGGACTACTCCAAGCTGGCCCCCATCATGTTTGGGATCAAAAACCACCCTGACGAGTTTGACCTGGAAGTCATGGTGCTTGGCTCACATCTCATTGATGACTACGG GAATACTTTTCGTATGATCGAGCAAGATGACTTTGACATTGGCTCCAAGCTCCACACCATTGTGAGAGGAGAAGACGAGGCGGCCATGGTGGAGAGCGTTGGGCTGGCACTTGTAAAACTCCCTGATGTACTACAGAGGCTGTGCCCTGACATCCTGATCATCCATGGTGACCGTTTTGATGCGCTGGCCCTAGCAACTGCTGCAGCGTTGATGAACATTAGAATACTTCAtgtggagggaggagag GTGAGTGGTACAATTGATGACTCAATTCGCCACGCCATCAGTAAACTGGCCCATTACCATGCCTGCTGCACACGTAGGGCAGAGCAGCACCTTATCGCCATGTGCGAGGATCATTCTCGCATCCTGTTGGCAGGCTGCCCTTCATATGACAAGCTGCTGTCAAATAATCACAGAGACGACTACATGGATATCGTCAAGAGCTGGCTGG GTGACAAGGCGAAAGAACATGACTACATTGTGGCTCTGCAGCACCCAGTTACCACTGACATTCAGCACTCCGTTAAGATCTATGGGCTCATGCTGGATGCCCTGCTCTCCTTCAACAAGAAGACTCTCATCCTCTTCCCTAACATTGATGCCG GAAGTAAAGAGATGGTGCGTGTGATGCGAAAGAAGGGCATTGAGCAGCACCCCAACTTCCGGGCAGTGAAGCACATTCCCTTTGAGCAGTTCATCCAGCTGGTGAGCCATGCCGGCTGCATGATcggaaacagcagctgtggggTACGAGAGGCAGGTGCCTTTGGCACGCCTGTTATTAACCTGGGAACAAGGCAAACTGGCAGAGAAACAG GTCAAAATGTGCTTCATGTCAGAGATGCTGACACTCACAACAAGATCTACCACGCTCTGGAGCTGCAGTTTGGAAAGCGATACCCCTG CTCTAAGATTTACGGGGATGGCAATGCAGTGCCTCGTATTCttaagtttttacggaagattTGCCTGAATGAGCCCCTACAGAAGACTTTCTGTTTCCCCCCGGTGAAAGACTGCATCTCTCAGGACATTGATCATATCCTGGAGACACAGAGCGCTCTGGCTGTTGACCTGGGAGGAACCAACCTCCGGGTGGCGATCATCTGCATGAGG GGGAAGATAGTAAAGAAGTACACTCAGCTGAATCCAAAGACCTTCGAGGCCAGGATGCAGCTCATATTAAAGATGTGTGGAGATGCCATGCGGGACGCTGTCTGTCTAAACTGTCGGATACTCGGTGTTg GAGTGTCCACTGGTGGGCGTGTAAACCCCCAAGAAGGTGTGGTCATGCACTCCACAAAACTGATCCAGGAGTGGTCTTCGGTGGACCTGAGAACACCCATCTCTGACGCACTGCACCTACCCGTCTGGGTTGACAATGACGGCAACTGTGCTGCGTTGGCTGAGAAGAAGTTTGGTCATGGCAAGGgggtggagaactttgtcacTGTCATCACAGGAACAG GTATTGGAGGAGGGATTATCCATCACAATGAGCTGATTCATGGCACTACCTTCTGTGCTGCAGAGCTGGGCCACATCATGGTTTCATTAGAAGGCCCAGAGTGTTCATGTGGCAGCAGAGGATGCATAGAGGCCTACTCATCCGGCATGGCCCTGCAGAAAGAAGCCAAACGACTGCATGACG AGGATCTGCTGAGTGTGGACGGGATGGACATGAAGCTTACAGAGCCCATCACTGCTGCTCACCTCATCACTGCAGCCAGACTGGGAAACTCCAAAGCAGAGGCTGTACTGAACAAAG CCTCCACAGCTCTCGGTGTGGGCATCGTTAACATCCTTCACATAGTGAACCCCACGCTAGTGATTCTGTCCGGAGTCTTGTCTTCTTACTACGAGGCTCCATTGCAGCAAGTCATCTCTGAGAGAgccctcctctctgctcagaACATCAAGGTTCTCAAATCGGAGTTGGAGGAACCTGCTTTACTTGGAGCAGCTAGCATGGTGTTAGACTACACAACCAGAAGGGTATACTGA
- the gne gene encoding bifunctional UDP-N-acetylglucosamine 2-epimerase/N-acetylmannosamine kinase isoform X2, which translates to MEKHPGSLCKNPHELYYQRMQRSTGKMDKAKMEEDNQFKGRLRVCVATCNRADYSKLAPIMFGIKNHPDEFDLEVMVLGSHLIDDYGNTFRMIEQDDFDIGSKLHTIVRGEDEAAMVESVGLALVKLPDVLQRLCPDILIIHGDRFDALALATAAALMNIRILHVEGGEVSGTIDDSIRHAISKLAHYHACCTRRAEQHLIAMCEDHSRILLAGCPSYDKLLSNNHRDDYMDIVKSWLGDKAKEHDYIVALQHPVTTDIQHSVKIYGLMLDALLSFNKKTLILFPNIDAGSKEMVRVMRKKGIEQHPNFRAVKHIPFEQFIQLVSHAGCMIGNSSCGVREAGAFGTPVINLGTRQTGRETGQNVLHVRDADTHNKIYHALELQFGKRYPCSKIYGDGNAVPRILKFLRKICLNEPLQKTFCFPPVKDCISQDIDHILETQSALAVDLGGTNLRVAIICMRGKIVKKYTQLNPKTFEARMQLILKMCGDAMRDAVCLNCRILGVGVSTGGRVNPQEGVVMHSTKLIQEWSSVDLRTPISDALHLPVWVDNDGNCAALAEKKFGHGKGVENFVTVITGTGIGGGIIHHNELIHGTTFCAAELGHIMVSLEGPECSCGSRGCIEAYSSGMALQKEAKRLHDEDLLSVDGMDMKLTEPITAAHLITAARLGNSKAEAVLNKASTALGVGIVNILHIVNPTLVILSGVLSSYYEAPLQQVISERALLSAQNIKVLKSELEEPALLGAASMVLDYTTRRVY; encoded by the exons ATGGAAAAGCATCCGGGTTCTTTGTGCAAAAACCCACAT GAGTTATACTATCAGAGAATGCAGAGAAGCACAGGAAAGATGGACAAGGCGAAGATGGAAGAGGACAATCAG TTTAAGGGGAGGTTGAGGGTGTGTGTGGCAACATGCAACAGAGCGGACTACTCCAAGCTGGCCCCCATCATGTTTGGGATCAAAAACCACCCTGACGAGTTTGACCTGGAAGTCATGGTGCTTGGCTCACATCTCATTGATGACTACGG GAATACTTTTCGTATGATCGAGCAAGATGACTTTGACATTGGCTCCAAGCTCCACACCATTGTGAGAGGAGAAGACGAGGCGGCCATGGTGGAGAGCGTTGGGCTGGCACTTGTAAAACTCCCTGATGTACTACAGAGGCTGTGCCCTGACATCCTGATCATCCATGGTGACCGTTTTGATGCGCTGGCCCTAGCAACTGCTGCAGCGTTGATGAACATTAGAATACTTCAtgtggagggaggagag GTGAGTGGTACAATTGATGACTCAATTCGCCACGCCATCAGTAAACTGGCCCATTACCATGCCTGCTGCACACGTAGGGCAGAGCAGCACCTTATCGCCATGTGCGAGGATCATTCTCGCATCCTGTTGGCAGGCTGCCCTTCATATGACAAGCTGCTGTCAAATAATCACAGAGACGACTACATGGATATCGTCAAGAGCTGGCTGG GTGACAAGGCGAAAGAACATGACTACATTGTGGCTCTGCAGCACCCAGTTACCACTGACATTCAGCACTCCGTTAAGATCTATGGGCTCATGCTGGATGCCCTGCTCTCCTTCAACAAGAAGACTCTCATCCTCTTCCCTAACATTGATGCCG GAAGTAAAGAGATGGTGCGTGTGATGCGAAAGAAGGGCATTGAGCAGCACCCCAACTTCCGGGCAGTGAAGCACATTCCCTTTGAGCAGTTCATCCAGCTGGTGAGCCATGCCGGCTGCATGATcggaaacagcagctgtggggTACGAGAGGCAGGTGCCTTTGGCACGCCTGTTATTAACCTGGGAACAAGGCAAACTGGCAGAGAAACAG GTCAAAATGTGCTTCATGTCAGAGATGCTGACACTCACAACAAGATCTACCACGCTCTGGAGCTGCAGTTTGGAAAGCGATACCCCTG CTCTAAGATTTACGGGGATGGCAATGCAGTGCCTCGTATTCttaagtttttacggaagattTGCCTGAATGAGCCCCTACAGAAGACTTTCTGTTTCCCCCCGGTGAAAGACTGCATCTCTCAGGACATTGATCATATCCTGGAGACACAGAGCGCTCTGGCTGTTGACCTGGGAGGAACCAACCTCCGGGTGGCGATCATCTGCATGAGG GGGAAGATAGTAAAGAAGTACACTCAGCTGAATCCAAAGACCTTCGAGGCCAGGATGCAGCTCATATTAAAGATGTGTGGAGATGCCATGCGGGACGCTGTCTGTCTAAACTGTCGGATACTCGGTGTTg GAGTGTCCACTGGTGGGCGTGTAAACCCCCAAGAAGGTGTGGTCATGCACTCCACAAAACTGATCCAGGAGTGGTCTTCGGTGGACCTGAGAACACCCATCTCTGACGCACTGCACCTACCCGTCTGGGTTGACAATGACGGCAACTGTGCTGCGTTGGCTGAGAAGAAGTTTGGTCATGGCAAGGgggtggagaactttgtcacTGTCATCACAGGAACAG GTATTGGAGGAGGGATTATCCATCACAATGAGCTGATTCATGGCACTACCTTCTGTGCTGCAGAGCTGGGCCACATCATGGTTTCATTAGAAGGCCCAGAGTGTTCATGTGGCAGCAGAGGATGCATAGAGGCCTACTCATCCGGCATGGCCCTGCAGAAAGAAGCCAAACGACTGCATGACG AGGATCTGCTGAGTGTGGACGGGATGGACATGAAGCTTACAGAGCCCATCACTGCTGCTCACCTCATCACTGCAGCCAGACTGGGAAACTCCAAAGCAGAGGCTGTACTGAACAAAG CCTCCACAGCTCTCGGTGTGGGCATCGTTAACATCCTTCACATAGTGAACCCCACGCTAGTGATTCTGTCCGGAGTCTTGTCTTCTTACTACGAGGCTCCATTGCAGCAAGTCATCTCTGAGAGAgccctcctctctgctcagaACATCAAGGTTCTCAAATCGGAGTTGGAGGAACCTGCTTTACTTGGAGCAGCTAGCATGGTGTTAGACTACACAACCAGAAGGGTATACTGA
- the gne gene encoding bifunctional UDP-N-acetylglucosamine 2-epimerase/N-acetylmannosamine kinase isoform X1: protein MEKHPGSLCKNPHHLNNRNTKELYYQRMQRSTGKMDKAKMEEDNQFKGRLRVCVATCNRADYSKLAPIMFGIKNHPDEFDLEVMVLGSHLIDDYGNTFRMIEQDDFDIGSKLHTIVRGEDEAAMVESVGLALVKLPDVLQRLCPDILIIHGDRFDALALATAAALMNIRILHVEGGEVSGTIDDSIRHAISKLAHYHACCTRRAEQHLIAMCEDHSRILLAGCPSYDKLLSNNHRDDYMDIVKSWLGDKAKEHDYIVALQHPVTTDIQHSVKIYGLMLDALLSFNKKTLILFPNIDAGSKEMVRVMRKKGIEQHPNFRAVKHIPFEQFIQLVSHAGCMIGNSSCGVREAGAFGTPVINLGTRQTGRETGQNVLHVRDADTHNKIYHALELQFGKRYPCSKIYGDGNAVPRILKFLRKICLNEPLQKTFCFPPVKDCISQDIDHILETQSALAVDLGGTNLRVAIICMRGKIVKKYTQLNPKTFEARMQLILKMCGDAMRDAVCLNCRILGVGVSTGGRVNPQEGVVMHSTKLIQEWSSVDLRTPISDALHLPVWVDNDGNCAALAEKKFGHGKGVENFVTVITGTGIGGGIIHHNELIHGTTFCAAELGHIMVSLEGPECSCGSRGCIEAYSSGMALQKEAKRLHDEDLLSVDGMDMKLTEPITAAHLITAARLGNSKAEAVLNKASTALGVGIVNILHIVNPTLVILSGVLSSYYEAPLQQVISERALLSAQNIKVLKSELEEPALLGAASMVLDYTTRRVY, encoded by the exons ATGGAAAAGCATCCGGGTTCTTTGTGCAAAAACCCACAT CATCTGAATAATCGGAACACCAAA GAGTTATACTATCAGAGAATGCAGAGAAGCACAGGAAAGATGGACAAGGCGAAGATGGAAGAGGACAATCAG TTTAAGGGGAGGTTGAGGGTGTGTGTGGCAACATGCAACAGAGCGGACTACTCCAAGCTGGCCCCCATCATGTTTGGGATCAAAAACCACCCTGACGAGTTTGACCTGGAAGTCATGGTGCTTGGCTCACATCTCATTGATGACTACGG GAATACTTTTCGTATGATCGAGCAAGATGACTTTGACATTGGCTCCAAGCTCCACACCATTGTGAGAGGAGAAGACGAGGCGGCCATGGTGGAGAGCGTTGGGCTGGCACTTGTAAAACTCCCTGATGTACTACAGAGGCTGTGCCCTGACATCCTGATCATCCATGGTGACCGTTTTGATGCGCTGGCCCTAGCAACTGCTGCAGCGTTGATGAACATTAGAATACTTCAtgtggagggaggagag GTGAGTGGTACAATTGATGACTCAATTCGCCACGCCATCAGTAAACTGGCCCATTACCATGCCTGCTGCACACGTAGGGCAGAGCAGCACCTTATCGCCATGTGCGAGGATCATTCTCGCATCCTGTTGGCAGGCTGCCCTTCATATGACAAGCTGCTGTCAAATAATCACAGAGACGACTACATGGATATCGTCAAGAGCTGGCTGG GTGACAAGGCGAAAGAACATGACTACATTGTGGCTCTGCAGCACCCAGTTACCACTGACATTCAGCACTCCGTTAAGATCTATGGGCTCATGCTGGATGCCCTGCTCTCCTTCAACAAGAAGACTCTCATCCTCTTCCCTAACATTGATGCCG GAAGTAAAGAGATGGTGCGTGTGATGCGAAAGAAGGGCATTGAGCAGCACCCCAACTTCCGGGCAGTGAAGCACATTCCCTTTGAGCAGTTCATCCAGCTGGTGAGCCATGCCGGCTGCATGATcggaaacagcagctgtggggTACGAGAGGCAGGTGCCTTTGGCACGCCTGTTATTAACCTGGGAACAAGGCAAACTGGCAGAGAAACAG GTCAAAATGTGCTTCATGTCAGAGATGCTGACACTCACAACAAGATCTACCACGCTCTGGAGCTGCAGTTTGGAAAGCGATACCCCTG CTCTAAGATTTACGGGGATGGCAATGCAGTGCCTCGTATTCttaagtttttacggaagattTGCCTGAATGAGCCCCTACAGAAGACTTTCTGTTTCCCCCCGGTGAAAGACTGCATCTCTCAGGACATTGATCATATCCTGGAGACACAGAGCGCTCTGGCTGTTGACCTGGGAGGAACCAACCTCCGGGTGGCGATCATCTGCATGAGG GGGAAGATAGTAAAGAAGTACACTCAGCTGAATCCAAAGACCTTCGAGGCCAGGATGCAGCTCATATTAAAGATGTGTGGAGATGCCATGCGGGACGCTGTCTGTCTAAACTGTCGGATACTCGGTGTTg GAGTGTCCACTGGTGGGCGTGTAAACCCCCAAGAAGGTGTGGTCATGCACTCCACAAAACTGATCCAGGAGTGGTCTTCGGTGGACCTGAGAACACCCATCTCTGACGCACTGCACCTACCCGTCTGGGTTGACAATGACGGCAACTGTGCTGCGTTGGCTGAGAAGAAGTTTGGTCATGGCAAGGgggtggagaactttgtcacTGTCATCACAGGAACAG GTATTGGAGGAGGGATTATCCATCACAATGAGCTGATTCATGGCACTACCTTCTGTGCTGCAGAGCTGGGCCACATCATGGTTTCATTAGAAGGCCCAGAGTGTTCATGTGGCAGCAGAGGATGCATAGAGGCCTACTCATCCGGCATGGCCCTGCAGAAAGAAGCCAAACGACTGCATGACG AGGATCTGCTGAGTGTGGACGGGATGGACATGAAGCTTACAGAGCCCATCACTGCTGCTCACCTCATCACTGCAGCCAGACTGGGAAACTCCAAAGCAGAGGCTGTACTGAACAAAG CCTCCACAGCTCTCGGTGTGGGCATCGTTAACATCCTTCACATAGTGAACCCCACGCTAGTGATTCTGTCCGGAGTCTTGTCTTCTTACTACGAGGCTCCATTGCAGCAAGTCATCTCTGAGAGAgccctcctctctgctcagaACATCAAGGTTCTCAAATCGGAGTTGGAGGAACCTGCTTTACTTGGAGCAGCTAGCATGGTGTTAGACTACACAACCAGAAGGGTATACTGA